The genome window GAACTGCTACCGTATCCGGATCATAGAACCGTACACTCTCCTCGACGATCTGAATACCTTTGAACTCGTCCTTGTGCTGAAGGAAATAAGCGACTTCTCCCTCGGACAGATCACTCTTGATCAGGCGTGGCATAAAACCGTTCGCTTTGCGGGAGTTCAAGTCCATCTCTTCAATGATCTGTTCCACTGTAAGTGACTCTGAATCCTTCGATTTGTACTGTTCAAACACATCATGCAATCGGGTTGCAATATCCTGTACTTCCCCTATGTTAGGACTCGGTTTCCCATCAACATCCCCATAATTCTTATACAGCGTCAGGTATAGAGACTGAATGGGCTTGGAGTAAGCCAATTTCACCTCACCAGTAGAATCATAGATCGTACCTCTCACAGGAGGAAGCGGTACATCCTTGGTAATGTTACTTGCTTCTTCCTGACTGAGTTCAGGCCCTTCGACAAATTGCAAAAAGGCCAAACGTACAATAATAACGCTAAAAATAACAAAGGAAGCGAAGAAAAATACGTTCATTCGGTAACTGAATCGCCGTTTGTCTGTAAGTTCATCCTTCTCATTGGAATGCTTTTTCATCCATCCTACCTCTTTCATGACTTGATGCATACCGCTCAAACTGATTCTTTCCGGCATGATAACCTGGCAACGTCGTCATATTCCGGACCCATGTCCGTAGTAATGTTAAGCTGATTGATCCTTCAGATGGGTGTCGGCAAAATTCGGAGGATTGAACCAGTCTCCACTGATCGCCCATGTCGGGTCAAGCGGGACCCAGCTCTCGGAATCGCTCAAATACACTTCATTCCATGCATGCGGACCATATCCGCCCTGACCGTTATACCCAAGTCCTGTAACCACTTTGACTTCAAGCCCTTGTGAACGGGCCATCACAGCATAGAGACGGGCATAATCAATACATACACCTTTGCGTGTATCAAATGTATTCTGCGGATTCTGTTCATGCCATATGCCCTTTTGTTCATAGTCATCCACTTTACCATAGTCATACTGAATACGTGAACCTACCCACTCGTATAACGCTCTTGCTTTGGCTTCATCCGTCGATTGGCCTTTGACAATTTCTTTCGCGGCAGATTCAATATCCGTCGGAATATTATGGTCAATGACTTCATATTTGCGTTGCAGGATGCCGCCCAGTTCCTTCTGCACAGCCTGCGTGAATACGGGCAGCTTGTCCTTGATAAACGTGCCAGACAACGGTTCAATTACCGATTTGGCCCCTTGCATATAGATTGGAGATGCCTCCACATATCGGCTGAACATGCTCCCGGGGTAAAGACTGACAATCATGAACAAGACCGCAATGACAATCATTCCACGGACGGAGCCTATGATGGTGCCAATGATTGCACCCGTCAGCCGACTAAGCATACCTTTCGGCGCACTTTCCTCGGCTGACCCCTGCCTGCTGCTGAAAATAAATGAAGAGAGCAATCCGAGAACCAATCGGATGAGTCCATAACTCAGTACAAATAATACAGCGAACCGCATCAGTGGAAAATCTGCGATCGCCGTAACCAACGTATAATACATCTGTTCCCACCGGTTCAACTCACGATTAGGCATGGCTGAAGCATACTCAGACAACCACTGCTGTACATATGGTGCAAGCCATAACGTTAAACCGATCGATAACAGAATACCAATAACCGCCATAATGCCATCCATCAGGAACCCGAAGAGTCTGCCTGCTGAACGAGAAGCCCCTCTGGACCAACCCTGCAATAAAGAAGCAGCCACAATCAGCAGCAGCATAATCGTGATGCCATTCAATTCCTTCAGGCTGTCCAGCCAATTCTGCAGCACGTACCGATTCCCCCTTTACTACGATGCTGGTGCTGTTTTGTTCTCCTGTGCCTGTTCGACAAACGTACGTATCGTTTCATTGTCGAGTTTCCATTCGCCAAGTGAAATGCCGCGGAAGGTCACATCGACTTTATCCGATTGTGTTCTGCCTTTAATCTCCACATTGGGACTTGTGATAGTGAACGCTCCATCCTGTCCTTTGACGTATGTCGCTTTGGAAGCTTCCTTAAGCATCATGCTGGTTGCTTCTTTCTTCAATGTGTCCATCGTACTGGATTGCACGTCTGTCACTGTTTGTTTGATCTGATCAATGGAGATGCCACTGTATATCAGTAGAGCCGCAATAATGATGATGGCAATCAACCATTTCAATACGGTTTTGACCACATTCAGAACAAAGAACAATATGATCAATGCAACCACGATCACCAACCAGTTCTGCATCAAAAACTCTTTGATTACTTCTATGTTCATGATTACACCTTCCGTATTAGAATTCATTTGTAACACTCCCGAATATTATACATGATTTCCGAAGCTGCTGTCAGCTAAGCCCTCCCCCTTGAAAATAAACGGTCTAAGTTCGTCCCGCCAGGCGTACAAGTAGTACCATAAGGTTCTGCTGGCGAACGGGAACACGTTCAAGACCTGTAATTTGCACATGCATCGCTTAACAAGGAGGGGCTTATGTGAAAACGGCCATCTGGCTATACCTGTTTTTGTTCCTTGCTGTATTTGATCTGCACGCCCAGTATCCCATTCTGACCCCTTTTGCCATCTCGCTGGGAGCTGCCCCTACTTTCATTGGCTGGATGATGGGTATCTATTCCTTAACGCATCTTCCTGGCAATCTCATTGCCGGAACACAAATCGATAAACATGGCAGTCGCCGCTACATTGTATTCAGTCTGCTTGGGGCAGGAGTCATCCTGCTCCTGCAAGCCTATGTCCATACCCCTTGGCAACTGCTGGCACTGCGTTCCATCAGCGGTTTTGTGCTGGCATTCCTGTCTCCTGCATGTCTCGCCCTGCTTGCCCAGTTATCCAGTGATCCGGTGAAGCAGGGGAAGTATATGTCAGGACACGGGGTAGTACATACCCTCGCGTCTGTGGTATCTCCCGCAGCCGGGGCGATCATTGTGGGTTCCATGGGATTCTCTGCTACATTCTCAGGTTTGGGTTACTTGCTCATTCTCACAGGTGTGATTGCTTTCATGACCATGCCTCGTGGCATCGTCAAGCAGCATGAGAGAGTGACTGAACCTGCCAAACCTGACGTTTCAACAGTAGATGCCAAAAGTGCATTCCTTCCGGTGTCCTGGCGCTATTTTGCCCTGCCTCTGGTTATTGCTTGTGCTCAAGGGATTCTCTTCTTCGAGCTGCCCCTGCGGGGAGGAGGGCAATCGTCCATCATGTCTACCGGGTTGTTATTTTCCATTATCAGTATTGGAGCGCTCTTCACACTGAGCATGTTATTTCTTAACCGGTATTCCCCCAAGCTGCGTCTGGTTGCGGGTGTGCTGCTGATGTCCTTGTGCTTTTTTGCAATGGCCGCCATTCCGCAAATTCCGTTGTCTACCGTATTATTTGTACTCGGAATGTCCAAAGGCATTATCTTTCCAGCTATGGCTACACTATTTATCCGTCTGAGCGGTGGAAGCAGGTTAGGCCGCATTTTCTCGTTGCAATCCATCGCCACTTCCATCGGCTCATTTATCGGCCCCATCACGGCTGGGCAACTCCGTGTCGGTTTATCACCCTATTTCATCGCCTTTGTTTTGTTAATGATAGGTATGCTGCTGCTTCCATACTATACATCCAGACGCGAAGCTTCCCTCGCCGATCCGAATAGTATATTGAATTAAATTTCGATCAGTCTCTCTCTCCTTACGTTATGACAGCAGTTAGGCCTGTATTTTCATTAGCTTTGCATCATTCCCCCATTTACAGCTAAACTATATAAAATGGACTAACGTTTTACACACGAACGGAACGGCCTAAAAGGCATAAGCGCTGTCTTCAAGATTTCAACTTTTTCTTAAATATCATCATTAGGTATGGACGATCATTGGAAGTAGTGAAGGGGACGGAATCGATTTTGAAGAAGCGGTAGCGTTCGCCTTTGTCTCCACATTTCAACCTATAAAAAATCAATCAGAAATTTGGAGACAACAGCGATCGAAGAAACGATCCGTAACCGTAACGGCCACTATTGATCAGATTTATTTCCTGATGTAAATGAAAAAGAATTTAGAAATCCAAGGTGCTCCTGTCCGCGTGGTGAACAGTGTAAAGAAGAGGAGTCCATTTTATATAATCCGTCGATTTTCGCTGTAACATTTCCCGGGGAATGTCGACATAAGCTCTCGAACAAGAGGTGAATATCATGCCTATTCATGTCATTGTGGAAGGTAAGAATGATCGAAGCAAACTGAAACGTCTGGTTGGACCCGAAATCAACATTTTATGCACGTTTGGGACGCTTAATTCACTTAAGCTGGAGACATTGCGTAAACAAGTCGGGTATGATGAAGTTTATTTGTTTATGGATAATGACAGTTCCGGCAAAAAAATTAGAGGTGTGCTTCGGGATGCATTCCCGGATGCAGTACAGATGTATACACGACGAGGATATGCGGGTGTGGAAGGAACACCTGATGAGTATATCATTGCCCAGCTGGAGAAAGCCGGGTTAGAGACATACATCCAATACCCTGAGCATCCTTCCTTTTGAAAGAATTACCAAAAGGCTGCCTTAGGTTGATATTCAACCTGAAGGCAGCCTTTACAATAGGAGTAGTATCCAGTGATTATTCCTTGATCAGATTGCGAATATCCTCGGCAATGACAGCAGGCACAACGTCCTCTGTATTAAACGCATTATATACCTTGCGCAGCTGGTTATTCTGATCCACCAAGCCAATCATGTTCATATGGGCAAAATCGTCTTTATTCTCGCCTTCAATCAGGATCTGGAATGAATCCCTGGCGAACTGTTTTGTTTTGTCCATATCCCCTCGCAAGAAGTACCATCCGGAATAATCCGCATGGAAGCGATCCGCAAACGTCTTAATCTTCTCTCTCGTATCGACTTTCGGGTCGAATGAAATGGATACAAACGAGACATCTTTACCGAAGGTGTCGTCCTCTTTCAACAGATCCTGCACTTGGGATAACGTGAACGTCGTAATAGGGCAGACATCCGGACAACTGGTGAAATAAAAGTAGAACAAACGGACTTTCCCTTGAGTATCCTCCAGTGATACCGTACTGCCATCTACATTTTCCATGGAAAAGGATTGGATCTCGCGAATCTCGGGTAATTTCTCCTTACTGACAAATAATGTGCCCCACATCAGATACACAACCATAATCAGTGCGAGCCCGAGTAGTATCCAGGTCCATATGTACTTTTTGAGCATCTTCCTCGTCCCTTCTGTATCTTCTCTTATGAATACGTATACATAAGTAAATCCAAAATCACAATTGTTTCGCTTCATCCATCTACTGTGACATATGTACTCCAAGAAACCTACTTTTTATGAGATTCTATATTATTGTAACGGTTTGTCGTAACAATGCCCATACATATTTATGGAACAAGCTGACCTCGTATACTCTGATGAAATTTCTCTCTGTTTCCGATATAAAGTTTATCATAAGAAATGCCAAAATAGTTTGACAAACTACGTACATTTATTGGGTATGGACCAAGTTATTATCATAACTTTGAAATTAGGGATGTTTTGCATCCGGACAGACGGATATTATACACTATATATGGGTATCACCTAGATAGAGAAGTAATATGCCTTAGAACGATACACCACACAAAGGAGACGTTTATGGATACCTCTACACATTTTGTCATGGGGATTGGTCTAGCTGGTCTGGCTTATGTCGATCCTGTTGTCGCAACGAGTCCAATGCTTGCAGCTGCGGTAATGGTTGGCACGATTGCTGGCTCCCAGGCCCCTGACATCGATACTGCGTTACGTCTCAAAAGCAACTCACTTTACATTCGGAATCATCGGGGCTTGTCACACTCTCTGCCATTTCTCCTGTTATGGGTTCTGCTCATCACCGGCGTCATTGCCCTGATATTCCCTGGTGTCCCCATTGGACACGTTGCCATCTGGACCGCTGTAGCCGTAGGCTTTCACGTATTCACCGATCTGTTCAACACCTATGGAACCCAAGCCGCCCGGCCTTTTACGGAACGCTGGATCGCCTGGAACATCATTCATATTTTTGATCCGTTTCTATTCACTACGCATGTCGTAGCTATTCTGTTATGGGCCTTTGATCTGATCGCCCCTGCACCACTCTTCGTTACGCTGTATAGTTTGACCGGTATATATTATATATGGCGAACGATTGCTCGTGCACAAGCGGTCAGAAAAGTCAGACGTTTAGATAATAGCCCAGAACAGGCTAAATACATCGTCATTCCAACGATATCCTGGAATCGCTGGCATGTGGTTAAGCGAGTCGAGGACGGCAGTTATGTGATCGGCAAAATGGATGGTTCTAATCTGGTATGGAGTCTGCACGCCTCATCTTCTACTCATGCGGCCGTTGCTGCTTCACGCAAATCACCGGAAGTCAGTGCTTTCCTCTACTTCACCTCTTATGCGGTGGCAGAAGTGGAAGAACTGCCTGCCGGTTACAAGGTCCGCTGGGCAGATGTACGTTATCGACACCGAAAACAATATCCATTTGTCGCTGTAATTGTGATGGACCGGAATTTTGAAACGATTGATACGTATGTAGGCTGGTTAAGCGATGAGAAGATGGATAAAAAACTTTTATCCGCACGCCCTTGACGAAGTGAGCATGGCAAGGCACAATCAGTTATAGGAACTGATACGCGAGAAAGCCCGGAGCGTTTCCGCCCCGGGCTTTCTGTTTATTCTTTTATTGCTGTTGGTTAAGATAAATTATTTGCCAGACCCAGCCAGAGACTGCTCAGCGATTTGTACCAGACGTTTGGTGATATATCCACCCAAAGATCCTGTTTCACGGGAAGTGTAGTTACCATAGTAACCATCTTGCGGGATAGTTACACCCAGTTCCTGTGCAGCCTCCATTTTCAATTGTTGCAATGCAGAATTTGCTTGAGGTACCACCAAGTTGTTAGAACGAGATCCTTGAGCCATATTTATAATCTCCCTTCAATCTGTGTCTGTAATGTCATTGCAAGCTTGCAAGATTATTATGGCTCGTAGGCTTCAGGTTATACGGAATTTTACTAAATTTGTAGATGGAGGTTTTTCCCAATGAGCAAAGGTTTATCCTTATGGTTCGCGTTTTCATCCATTATCTTGTTAACGGTTACAGCAATCTCAATCTCGTACTCCGGTTGGCTTGCTACGCTCCTGTTCGTCCTGTCCATTGCCAACATTGGCTGGGGCTTTGTCATTCGTGCCAAAAAAGAACGGCAGGAAGTTCGCTCGGCTACTTCAGAGCCCACTTCTTGAGCAGGTCATATTCTAACGCAAGTTTGGACGTATAAATAAAGAGGAGCCCTTAATAGGACTCCTCTTTATTTATGTTAACTATTCATTTCTTTAACTATAATTTTGTTCAGCAGCACTACATTTTACGTCTAGGAACAAACCCCATACGTTCTTTCACAGCACTCAACGTTTGAGAAGCAACTTCTTCTGCACGACGAGCTGACGTCTCCAGAACATCGGCCAGTTCGCCAGACTCGCGAATCTCATTATATCGTTGTTGCAGTGGTTCGATAACAGACACAACCACTTCAGCCAGTTCTTTTTTGAACGGACCGTACATCTTGCCTTCATAACGCTCAGCTACTTCCTTAAGCGTCATACCCGCACATTCCGCGTAGATACTCATCAGGTTGCTAACTTCCGGTTTGTTTGCCGGATCATAGACGACTTCACGTCCCGAATCTGTAGTGGCACGGCTGATCTTTTTGCGAATGACATCCGGCGGATCCAGCAGGGCAATATAGCTGCCGGCATTAGGATTACTTTTACTCATCTTCGAAGAGGCATCATCAAGTGACATTACCCGTGCACCTACCTGTGGGATATACGGATCTGGAATGGTGAAGTACTCCCCATAACGGTGGTTAAAACGCCCAGCCAGATCACGTGTCAGCTCCAGATGCTGCTTCTGGTCTTCACCTACAGGTACAAGATCAGCATTGTATAACAAAATATCAGCCGCCATTAATGATGGATACACGAACAGTCCGGCACCAACGGAATCTTTCCCGGATGATTTATCCTTAAACTGAGTCATGCGTTCAAGCTCACCCATGGAGGTCAGCGTCGTCATCAACCAGCCCAATTCGGCGTGCTGCGGTACATGGGATTGCAGAAATAC of Paenibacillus sp. FSL R5-0517 contains these proteins:
- a CDS encoding SCO family protein; its protein translation is MLKKYIWTWILLGLALIMVVYLMWGTLFVSKEKLPEIREIQSFSMENVDGSTVSLEDTQGKVRLFYFYFTSCPDVCPITTFTLSQVQDLLKEDDTFGKDVSFVSISFDPKVDTREKIKTFADRFHADYSGWYFLRGDMDKTKQFARDSFQILIEGENKDDFAHMNMIGLVDQNNQLRKVYNAFNTEDVVPAVIAEDIRNLIKE
- a CDS encoding alpha/beta-type small acid-soluble spore protein, with the translated sequence MAQGSRSNNLVVPQANSALQQLKMEAAQELGVTIPQDGYYGNYTSRETGSLGGYITKRLVQIAEQSLAGSGK
- a CDS encoding transglutaminase domain-containing protein; translation: MLQNWLDSLKELNGITIMLLLIVAASLLQGWSRGASRSAGRLFGFLMDGIMAVIGILLSIGLTLWLAPYVQQWLSEYASAMPNRELNRWEQMYYTLVTAIADFPLMRFAVLFVLSYGLIRLVLGLLSSFIFSSRQGSAEESAPKGMLSRLTGAIIGTIIGSVRGMIVIAVLFMIVSLYPGSMFSRYVEASPIYMQGAKSVIEPLSGTFIKDKLPVFTQAVQKELGGILQRKYEVIDHNIPTDIESAAKEIVKGQSTDEAKARALYEWVGSRIQYDYGKVDDYEQKGIWHEQNPQNTFDTRKGVCIDYARLYAVMARSQGLEVKVVTGLGYNGQGGYGPHAWNEVYLSDSESWVPLDPTWAISGDWFNPPNFADTHLKDQSA
- the trpS gene encoding tryptophan--tRNA ligase — translated: MKTVLSGIQPSGKLTLGNYIGAIKNFVKLQHDYQCHFMVVDLHAITVAQEPAALREQSEAVAALFLAAGIDPSKSNVFLQSHVPQHAELGWLMTTLTSMGELERMTQFKDKSSGKDSVGAGLFVYPSLMAADILLYNADLVPVGEDQKQHLELTRDLAGRFNHRYGEYFTIPDPYIPQVGARVMSLDDASSKMSKSNPNAGSYIALLDPPDVIRKKISRATTDSGREVVYDPANKPEVSNLMSIYAECAGMTLKEVAERYEGKMYGPFKKELAEVVVSVIEPLQQRYNEIRESGELADVLETSARRAEEVASQTLSAVKERMGFVPRRKM
- a CDS encoding metal-dependent hydrolase, with the translated sequence MDTSTHFVMGIGLAGLAYVDPVVATSPMLAAAVMVGTIAGSQAPDIDTALRLKSNSLYIRNHRGLSHSLPFLLLWVLLITGVIALIFPGVPIGHVAIWTAVAVGFHVFTDLFNTYGTQAARPFTERWIAWNIIHIFDPFLFTTHVVAILLWAFDLIAPAPLFVTLYSLTGIYYIWRTIARAQAVRKVRRLDNSPEQAKYIVIPTISWNRWHVVKRVEDGSYVIGKMDGSNLVWSLHASSSTHAAVAASRKSPEVSAFLYFTSYAVAEVEELPAGYKVRWADVRYRHRKQYPFVAVIVMDRNFETIDTYVGWLSDEKMDKKLLSARP
- a CDS encoding toprim domain-containing protein, giving the protein MPIHVIVEGKNDRSKLKRLVGPEINILCTFGTLNSLKLETLRKQVGYDEVYLFMDNDSSGKKIRGVLRDAFPDAVQMYTRRGYAGVEGTPDEYIIAQLEKAGLETYIQYPEHPSF
- a CDS encoding ATPase, with the translated sequence MNSNTEGVIMNIEVIKEFLMQNWLVIVVALIILFFVLNVVKTVLKWLIAIIIIAALLIYSGISIDQIKQTVTDVQSSTMDTLKKEATSMMLKEASKATYVKGQDGAFTITSPNVEIKGRTQSDKVDVTFRGISLGEWKLDNETIRTFVEQAQENKTAPAS
- a CDS encoding MFS transporter is translated as MKTAIWLYLFLFLAVFDLHAQYPILTPFAISLGAAPTFIGWMMGIYSLTHLPGNLIAGTQIDKHGSRRYIVFSLLGAGVILLLQAYVHTPWQLLALRSISGFVLAFLSPACLALLAQLSSDPVKQGKYMSGHGVVHTLASVVSPAAGAIIVGSMGFSATFSGLGYLLILTGVIAFMTMPRGIVKQHERVTEPAKPDVSTVDAKSAFLPVSWRYFALPLVIACAQGILFFELPLRGGGQSSIMSTGLLFSIISIGALFTLSMLFLNRYSPKLRLVAGVLLMSLCFFAMAAIPQIPLSTVLFVLGMSKGIIFPAMATLFIRLSGGSRLGRIFSLQSIATSIGSFIGPITAGQLRVGLSPYFIAFVLLMIGMLLLPYYTSRREASLADPNSILN